The region tctctctctctctctctctctctctctctctctctctggtgTATCCCgctgtcatttctcagacaacAATTATTAAAAGCTATTTGACCGATGACACTCCCGGCATCGGACCATGGTTGCATCATCGGTATCCCCCGTAATTCAATATGGTCAGTCCTACAAAtcatgcaaaataaacaaaatgttttaaaaagaacTCAGGGGTTGGCGAATATGAACCATACTCGCTTGATTGAGGAACAGctcaaaaatcaataataacgaacaaaacaaacaaacaaacaaacagacaaacaaacaaagaaagaaacaaagaaagaaagaaacaaacaaacaacaacataacGCGTGGAAAATATCATGGGATGTGTTTATTTTTACTGATGTGACCCCCGAACAATGTTTCACTAGCGCAGTTTTAAGTTAACTTTTCATCAGTGGGTGACCCGAAGAAGGTCATCACACCACACGAGTATCTatcaacctttttttttttacctgtgTGACCCTTTGACttaaataatattgattttatttgtcTCATTCAGTCAGAAATAGTGCTCTGACCTGACAAGCAAATAATGTCAACGAAcctgtgatacatacatacatacatacatacatacatacatacagacacacacacagatacatacatacatacatacatacatacatacatacatacatacatacatacatccacccacacagacagacagacagacagacagacatacatacatacatacatacatacagtacagttttcGCCTAAGCTCTCGCCTCAATTCGCGTTCGCATCGCTTCAGCTTCGCTTTCGCTTCGCCTCAATCTCAAGTTTACGGGAGTTCGCTTCAATTAAACATCGCTTTCACTTCGCTTCCTTTTCGCGTTGAGTTCGCATTCGCATCGCACCCCATTCGCATCGCGTCAACTTTGTTTCTGAATCGCATTGTGTGGAACATGCGCTATTATACCCACATATTTGCATGATAAAGGATTTGAAACGAAAAGTATAGATCATTACGGCTACTAAAATTATGCGGGGTTGTACTTTACTTTTCTGTCTACGGCACGATAACCCTTTTGGTTAAATTTGCGTTAATAAATCAGGGCATGCCTTTTGAGGCGAGCGATCGCTCCGCTCGCCTACCGCTCGCGCAAATTAAAATCCacgagagcgattttccactcgCGTGGGCCTCAAACAACCTGTACAACagcctgatgttattttatatcatttttcaatatgtggttaccataaaaatcaacgttTATTCGGTAAAATTACGTGGTGGGAGCGTGGAACACTTCCGTGTTCATAATCGTCGATCTCCAGCTGAAGTCAGCGCTGTCATTCATGACCTATTtatgtatctgaaatttgcattgtactacccttatatgggaaaaatagtgacgtattcgaagcgggacatgcatgatgtcatggcatatcatgaatattgatcagctcaGTATACAGGGAGATTTCAACTTTCGCATCATTGCAAATTGCGCAATTACGATTGATACGATGACTGTTTGGAGTTCTCGTTTTCAGCAATCCATCGATGagtttagttttaaattccgatcggcctagttttgttagaacgtggttttggagaccatcctacgtgaatgtctcctccggaacatgaacaacaactgCGATTTATAGTTGCTACACAAAGTACATGCCCAGAGTTCCGACAATAGCTTGGCGATGTTTTGGAGTtttgaaagaatgacaataaaatattatacgattgattattttacaaaataaaaataaaactaatctGTCGATATTTCTCgtgcagttttcagagaaattcccgggcttttatttcataatctccgacacgcagtttcattgtttttgtccgatgatctattcaactgccgaccacgtctgttttaccgccatgactttatcgactgctgtaacatataaaatatttgctcgaattttcgccttgtcgtgatttctaaaacaaagtaggtcTGCTGCTCAGACGTGAACGGATCTCGCTACTTTAGTCGGCGACACCGGTCGTCCGTGTGCAGGTACTAGGTGGGGTTACGTGTTATTGTCACGGCACCGGCCGACCAACCCTAACGGGGACGATTTGGTAATTGGGGACAATATaacgcaccccccccccctaataaATCCATGCATAGAACCTATCTCAGAATTTTGAGTTTTAGGTTTGTAATGTGCGTAACAGACAGAATTCACGACGTACAGCAGTGaaaacagatatgcaaataCTTTCACACCTTTCACAGTATCGCTTCACCTTCATTGTTGTTTGACGTGAAGCGACCTTCATTGTTTTTTGATGCGATGCGAACAAGAAGCGAAAGCGAAGCGAAATGACTGCGATGCGAATGCCGTCATGAAGCGATTCTAAGTTACGAAGCGAATTGATTGAAGCGATAATGAGGCGATGCGACTGCGAAGGCGAAGCGAAGCGAACGCGAAAAATGCGACAGCTTAGGcgaaaactgtactgtacatatagGCTGTCGACAGGCCCGAGAGATcaagggccgaaggcccgagtcctcgatatcagtatgcgattatagtagtgttgcgacGGATCGGAGCGCGGTGACGACATAAGTTTAGATAAAAAGTAGGAAAAAAAgccgcgagcgactgtcgacagtctaacatCCATATGTGGCCGAGGTATATATGGCGCCCACACTTTGGCTTTATTTCATACCTTTGTTTTTCCTATagttaccttccgtaaggaaggttttataATAGCGATGACGtctgtgcgtgtgcgtgtgcgtgtgtatcaccatttccgaaaaaaatggctgcatcaattcaaacaaatgtTCCATAGGgaaatggcaagaactgattagggtttggtaataatccgatgaatattaatgaccaatttgagtaattaatcgatcaaaCGAGTATAAAtttggcatcagattcagatttagattcaggtagcgttatcttatgaacgttatattgagcgtcagatggcctcagatccgaagacacccgatggactcaaacctgaaataataccgttgagaatacagggaaggattctgcttcactgccgtcgggtgtatttggatctgacgctcaatatgagaaagactctgttttcaggggtttcgtgccAACCTTGCGTttccttggatctgcactctgcattggctggacaaacatgagaaaaaagaagactgaggcagggtatttaagctAGTGATTCAAACTTactttttcttggccttaacttaaaataggtttacaatgagcgcagacttcacaaacaggtgaaatatttttcatcatttcaatttcgtcaaatatggacttatgattttcaaatttcacatactAATGCGCAGAttaataaagagaaatcgtgtctttttagattttcgattagaagtttaggaagtattatattgaccttgaaccatctcctttttaccgtgttcttttccgatttctctcgataacaaactaccgctgtttgttgcaaggcttgtacataatcattgtactccggctgggcgttaaatttcgactgacagttacaaatgaggctattgaccaatcagggaaaagaccggtgtatcagcagagtagcaaatttatcaaatgtcagtggcgggagtgtattttctgtgtatgagatccaattaatggcattcagggaagagtgattagacgcagacaatcataacaaaaaaaaatgacccctgactgtgactgaacagataagacttccgttcacacgttgaacactattttcgtaataataaacattacctcaaagtgtatttagaaggtgaataaaatacacatactacaagGCTCTGCTACAAGGTAgacggtataatggcagggagaaagcgacggtttgctgttatgacagctgaggacatagatcagaaactgaaggcaagtgtactgaaaaacacacagaaatacacagaaaaaaataccagctcatcatgcaagtttggaatagttgggccgAAGATAGGGATGAAGACGGAATGgacaaaaagtcacaataattgtggacggtattgcattgtagtttgaatggtgtattttactacaacttgcgaggggtagacggtactactattgcttcgtaatacacgacatttcaaaagtttgaatgatgtatttcatttgcatgtaattaatatgctgtttctttacactagacacagataaacaatttcgctgaaagttgtatttttgatgtcagtagccaggttttgttttatcagtggcgattaaatttcatatcactagttgcacaaacatgatggatgtgattgtattgagtagtttgtagtatgaatgtcctgcataataatatcaagcaaatacatagtggtatgaaatacactgtacattgggaTGTAAATTGCTATATTCGTCGTGCAATTAGCGATatacgtgtgtgacattgaatgttgacacaggcgtgtatccagtttgttgacacgtgtcagcttcgattggaagtcacgttggcgtcagggtgtcttgtcgaaaatcaaaacataaacaatgggtGTATGAAGTTTTTCCTGgaaagaatatgacaccattgaattattagccggggtacaagataaatgccatcctggcaatacaagtctcctacgtcggcgtgtatttacccggacggcatttattacttatctagctctgtatctcaggatataaatacactctcacatatttatcaagtgtaataatctataatcatacatatacatacatacatacatacatacatacatacatacatacatacatacatacatacacatacatacatacacacacacacattggtgTGTATGGACACAATTTGCAGCATTAATTATGTCATATTTATGGTTAATCTTGAGCATTATATAAACATGAATATACAGGTCAGATAAAAGGAAACTATACATAGACAAGGCTGATTAAGCTACATAGACATTATGGTGATTGGAGAAAGTACAGAATAATGGTGCACAACGATGCAGCACAGGAAACTATATAAGAacacattttgtacttttaaaaaaaacattaactaGATCAAATTTCTCTTACATCTGTATTAGAAAGCTTTGAATTGTTGGCGAAAACAATGGCCTATATACTTGCTGGCCAGATTATGTTTTTCAAACGTTCTGACACGAATTGAAGATTTGTATGTTCTACTCATTTTAACAGGCAAATACTTCCAGAGCGAAAAATGTATTCACTATAATTGTTTTTGCATATAATtaagtaataaagttattatgaagaaaaacaaaacatttagtGTTCATAATTACatactaaaccatagacaagtgTGTTACTTGTCGGTGATATAACTGACAAAAATCGCGATGTGATATGCAGAAAAGAAAAAGGATTATGTAACTGTCATAATGATTGCCTCTTTGCTCATGCGCGTCACTTCAAAGAAGTATTTCTCGTTTGACATCATTTCATGTGAAGCATAAGTCATCTCAAACAATCAAACCAATTCTTCAAATCTCAACTTGTGAATTGAGCTTTCGACGGGAGAAGAACCTCGATCCGAGCTCTAGCATTGTCCACTCGCTACCACTAGATAGCGTATTAGCAGATTGGAACCGAATGTGACATGGTTGAGTTGGCCGCAACATATAAAATGGTGTAGATTCCAGCGTACTTCAATGATTAAGTATAATGGTTCACATCCCGAATGCGTGGAAATGTCGAATCTCAAGGAACCTCGTCACTATCAGTATTGTGTCTAGTAAGGTATGAAGTGGAGAAGTTTTTGTAAAATTGAAGGTTTGGTTTGATAGGGTTGTATGTACGGTTGTTTATTAATTCTTCTAAACACTCAAGAGTAACACTGTCGAAATCAGCATGGAATTTGTTGGCAAATAAATGCGGTCTCACAACTAAACTTGGTAGATCCTTCCAACCATACACACAAATTTCACGTACTATTTTACCATTGCACGGACCATGCCATATTTTGGCTCTTACTATCTCATCAATCACCGTATCTTCCTTCACAAACTCATAACCTCCAGGTACACCAGGTAATCTGCTCAACGTCTGATAAAAGAATTCGTCAGGACATAAAGTATCACTAAGCCAGGCAAACCACTCAAATGCAATGTTGGAATAAAGAACAAAGTTGACAAATTCTCTTGTCAACGCAACGTGAAGTTCACCTTTGAAGGTAGGTCCATCAAAAGGTTTTGATTCTGTTTTACGTTCACCAGACTGCTTGACAGTACCGCTGGAGATAACATATTTGAATGTGTGCCGCTCAGAAAGAACAtctgattttaaaaatataaaactcATGACGTTGTTTCTTCCTTGAAATTCTTTCAAAATCTGAACAATTTCAAGGTTTGTCTTTAAAGGAAATTCTTGTCCGCTTAGATTTAGATAATATTTCCAATTTGGATTTCTCTTTTCTAAATCTGACAAGCAGTTGAGTTCTGCTCTGACAACTTCGATGGAACACCATGTTACTGTTGCAAGTCGAGAGGGTACGAACACATTGTCGAAACACTTTGTAATCGCCTGCACTGCCTGATGGATTTCAGTCGAAGCCTTTTTGTCTACGTGTATGCAGTAAGTGTTTTGGGGACGATAAATTGTTCGTAATAACTGTTCAAACTGTGAAAccgatttgtacatgtatattccaaAGGCGAGTGGAAATTCCAATTCTTCCTCTGTTACTGGCTTGGAATACCCTCTTTCTTGGATAAACTGTGTGCAATTGCTCGCCAGTTTTTGGAAAGCTGTGTCATCTACAATTTGGGATTTTAGGTAAGTATTCATGGATTCAACACGTGTCTTATTAATATTGTCTTTACCGAATATTATTTTGGAACATATATCTGCATTCCCACTTCTGGTCAATGTTGTTCGATATCGAAATGTTGATGTGATTTCAGTTTTTTTCAAACGGTAAATACTGGCATTTGTGCGTACGTTTGATGGCCACAGTTGCAGATCAGTAGTGCCTACGAGGTTGTGAAGGGTGCCAACCCTAGGAGAAGAAAATCTACCGATTGCAATCGAAAATAAAATAACTACCAACACACTGATTACAAGCAGCATTCCAAAAACTCTGATGAACTTCTTGTTGTTAGAATATAAATGTGACATCTTTGCAAACTCGATTTTATGTTGTTATACTAAaccgttgatggcgctcttCTTATATACCAAAATAAAGTGTGAACAACTGAAACGCCCTCGACCTcatctgaaaataaagaaacagTTCACACATTATCCACGGTATATTATTGTGTGTCCCAACTGCAACTGTTGacaagttttagaattatagccCAATTTAAGTTCAACTTGAATTGCTTATTAACTTCAAGGTGTATATAATTCCCTGAATATTTTGTAAGACTTTGTCATGACTTGAGGTAAAGAGAGGAGTAGACATTGAGTAAGTGTacgggagccttcagtaattacaaggggggcTGCTGGGGGAAATTAGGCTTGGACTGTTGTATAAAATGTTACTCTCCCCGAATCCGTTGTTCTAAAAAATGGCCCTCCCTCAGCTTTCTTTCAATAAAACATAACCCTCCCCTATTCAAAACATAAGTTAAATGTCAGATATGTAAAAGAACATGAGTCCAAGAATCAATGGCAAGGACGTCAttccaccgctgccaccaatgttgaaagttttaaaggaaTTCGATAATTTCCCACTACTACTGAATGTCGATGTGTGTGAAGGCATTGCATTAACAAATACCTGTGTTttgatctcattggctgagctgaagccCACAATTCAACTCCCAATGATTAGATTGGCACACTCCTCACATCGTCAGGCGTGAGGTCAgcatctccacaacattatccctgGTATCTTACCCAACTGCTCCCGTTACTTGTCAGACCCACTCCtttcctcacaccacaactggctattaatttattacatggttgtcagcagcaatttgataTGAGTCATGTACCTAACTCTAACCCAAACCCTAActttaaccctaaccctaaccctaacgttaaccctaaccctaactttaaccctaaccctaatccggATGGCAATAAAatttggaaccggtggcagcaATGGGATGACAAAACACCTAAAAAAATGCAATGTTAGGCAATGCAATAAGTCAAAGTAAAACGTGACCCTCcccctaatcccattttctaaaatatggccctcccccgacaatcaatttgtaaaatgttacccCACCCCTTTGTAAATGCAGAAAGCTTCCTTAGGTCGATTATCGAATACCTAAAATACACTGCTTTATCCAAAACTGTTACCAAGTCTCTTATTAAACAATCTgcagatacataattatactgaCATGTTGAATTACCACTTTGATGAGTTTCTTGAGGATCCATAATTTTGGTCACAGGGACATTTATATTGCTTGGATTGTTGTTTTCcgaaggaaaatatcatacgaatcctgTTACTACAAATATACCACTGTCCAATACAAGCGCTATACAAGAAGAGTAAGGGGGAGATAcataaaaaacattattttgaccatttttgatATTGTATGCTCTTTTGCCATAATAAATTTTTATCTTTCTATCTGCTCAACTTGAACTAGGGTTGAGGTTTGCAATTATGAGAAAGGAACATAAGCAAATGCAGGTGCACCCAAACGTTTGAAAAAAGTCCTATTTTATCGATATAAATTCacgatatttgcatacaactgAGACGATTGACAGAGGATTGTGCAAAATATACACGGGTGTCAAATACGCGCTTGCTCAGATCACGCGCTATCGATGGCTATATCTTATATGATCACTAAGTTTTATGtaatgcatatttgcatacagaggaATTTGTACCAGACAACGTACAATTAATGAAAATTgtcgtattttcaaagttaaGAGTACTATTCCGAGCCATTTTTAGCTGGGACTTATTTATCTTGTGTTTATGCTTGTCTGGATATTCAATTGAAGGTAAATGGCCAGTAATCGTTCAggttttacaggacatttcgctGTATGCCCCTTGTGTTCTTTCCAAGTGGTAGTGGAATATTACTATAATTAGCTCTAagcgtaaaaaaaattgtgcggTTCTgataacattcaatt is a window of Glandiceps talaboti chromosome 5, keGlaTala1.1, whole genome shotgun sequence DNA encoding:
- the LOC144435471 gene encoding beta-1,3-galactosyl-O-glycosyl-glycoprotein beta-1,6-N-acetylglucosaminyltransferase-like, whose amino-acid sequence is MSHLYSNNKKFIRVFGMLLVISVLVVILFSIAIGRFSSPRVGTLHNLVGTTDLQLWPSNVRTNASIYRLKKTEITSTFRYRTTLTRSGNADICSKIIFGKDNINKTRVESMNTYLKSQIVDDTAFQKLASNCTQFIQERGYSKPVTEEELEFPLAFGIYMYKSVSQFEQLLRTIYRPQNTYCIHVDKKASTEIHQAVQAITKCFDNVFVPSRLATVTWCSIEVVRAELNCLSDLEKRNPNWKYYLNLSGQEFPLKTNLEIVQILKEFQGRNNVMSFIFLKSDVLSERHTFKYVISSGTVKQSGERKTESKPFDGPTFKGELHVALTREFVNFVLYSNIAFEWFAWLSDTLCPDEFFYQTLSRLPGVPGGYEFVKEDTVIDEIVRAKIWHGPCNGKIVREICVYGWKDLPSLVVRPHLFANKFHADFDSVTLECLEELINNRTYNPIKPNLQFYKNFSTSYLTRHNTDSDEVP